From the Mycoplasmatota bacterium genome, one window contains:
- a CDS encoding PDZ domain-containing protein, whose amino-acid sequence MNWLKDHFKGIILYGFLYGILMLFFLYPMPYELYLPGGVNSAEEFVEIEQSYPSSGSFNSSYVSVVTKPSPFQFLLAKLNNKAEIREMGKVERKIPIAEITKQDRLQKLNSINTSLIAAYDTANKEIHYTENGQVIIYRLMDSPAYKILEVGDIIVKINNTEITNYDKLSNELKSIECNESFYITVLRDEKEITLNIQKEKDKNDNCILGVYTYSNYIFDSTHSYPNFNIIDTTGYGPSAGLIQTLSVYNMLTPVDITYGLKIAGTGTIDVQGNVGIIGGINQKVFGACKANVDIFFAPDIDYLGGNDKAVHNNYKDALKAKEIMNSDIIIVPVKTLDDAINYLTEHYGQNN is encoded by the coding sequence ATGAATTGGTTAAAAGATCATTTTAAAGGTATTATTTTATATGGTTTTCTTTATGGAATATTAATGTTATTTTTTCTTTACCCAATGCCCTATGAATTATATTTACCTGGCGGTGTTAACAGTGCTGAAGAATTTGTGGAAATTGAACAGTCTTACCCATCAAGTGGTTCCTTTAATTCATCTTATGTATCTGTTGTAACAAAACCAAGTCCTTTTCAATTCTTATTGGCAAAATTAAATAATAAAGCTGAAATTCGTGAAATGGGTAAAGTAGAAAGAAAAATACCAATCGCAGAAATAACTAAACAGGACCGACTACAAAAGTTAAATTCAATTAATACTTCTTTAATCGCAGCTTATGATACTGCTAATAAAGAGATTCATTATACCGAAAATGGACAGGTGATTATTTATCGACTCATGGATTCACCTGCTTATAAAATTCTAGAAGTTGGGGATATCATTGTCAAAATTAATAACACAGAAATAACTAATTATGATAAATTAAGTAATGAATTGAAAAGTATAGAATGTAACGAATCATTTTACATTACTGTTTTAAGAGATGAAAAAGAAATCACATTAAATATACAAAAAGAAAAGGATAAAAATGACAATTGTATATTAGGAGTATATACCTATAGTAACTATATCTTTGATTCAACCCATTCATATCCAAATTTTAATATCATTGATACAACTGGTTATGGTCCTTCTGCTGGGCTAATTCAAACATTAAGTGTTTATAATATGTTAACCCCTGTTGATATAACCTATGGATTAAAAATAGCTGGTACAGGTACTATAGATGTACAAGGGAATGTTGGTATTATTGGCGGTATCAATCAAAAAGTTTTTGGTGCTTGTAAGGCCAATGTTGATATTTTTTTTGCTCCAGATATTGATTATCTTGGTGGTAATGATAAAGCTGTACACAATAATTATAAAGACGCCTTAAAAGCAAAAGAAATTATGAATTCAGATATAATC
- a CDS encoding dCMP deaminase family protein encodes MRKDYISWDQYFMGIALLSANRSKDENTQVGACIVNADNRIVGIGYNGLPIGCSDSDYPWDRDGEWLDTKYPYVVHAEPNAILNSTSNLKNCKMYVTLFPCHECAKLIIQSGIKEVIYFEDKYYNTDSTIASKRMFDSSQIKYRLFDEININITTQIDKD; translated from the coding sequence ATGCGAAAAGATTATATATCATGGGATCAATACTTTATGGGAATAGCCCTTTTATCTGCAAATAGAAGTAAAGATGAGAATACTCAAGTTGGTGCATGTATTGTTAATGCTGATAATCGAATTGTAGGTATTGGCTATAATGGATTACCTATTGGGTGTAGTGATTCAGATTATCCTTGGGATAGAGATGGAGAATGGCTAGATACGAAATATCCTTATGTGGTACATGCTGAACCGAATGCTATATTAAATTCAACATCAAATTTAAAAAATTGTAAGATGTATGTTACCTTATTTCCATGTCATGAATGTGCTAAATTAATTATTCAAAGCGGTATAAAAGAAGTCATTTATTTTGAAGATAAATATTATAATACAGACTCAACTATTGCTTCTAAAAGAATGTTTGATTCAAGTCAAATTAAATACCGTTTATTTGATGAAATCAATATAAATATAACAACTCAGATTGATAAAGACTAA